From the Esox lucius isolate fEsoLuc1 chromosome 21, fEsoLuc1.pri, whole genome shotgun sequence genome, one window contains:
- the LOC105022042 gene encoding E3 ubiquitin-protein ligase TRIM21 — translation MASPSSPLPEEQFQCPICLDEFSDPVSISCGHNFCKACIGQHWDTTDRCQCPVCRETFHVRPKLCTNTFIAEMAAHFKKSAQGKEKCSPDHLSTEPLEVACDVCIGTKLTALKSCLECLTSFCETHLQPHLRVTGLKRHKLIDPVENLEDRMCKKHDRLLELFCRTDKTCVCHFCADTDHKAHSTIPMEEECGQRKAELGRKEAEVRQMIGERREKVQEIRQSVELGKKETGSKIAHSIQVFTALVRSVERSRAKFVKVIEEKQKAALGWAEGLIAELEQEITELERRLTALEQLSHTKDQLTLLRDSPNLCNLPPNKDWSKVSVHTDLCVGNTTSALFQLEETSREFCELEKKFNKMLEDLCAAELKRMRQYSVDVTLDSDTAFKFLVLSQDRKTVRYSETRQEYPESTKRFINSFSVLGKKGFCSGRFYYEVQVKGKTMWWLGVASESIDRKGNLRQSSDGLWTVWLNGKNGYGARTYYPIPLALRKKPQTVGVFVDYDKGQVSFYDVEARFHIYSFNGCVFTEKLYPYFNPYLSCGGENSAPLVICRPPS, via the coding sequence ATGGCGTCCCCCAGCAGTCCCCTGCCTGAAGAGCAGTTCCAGTGCCCCATCTGTCTGGACGAGTTCTCTGACCCGGTCTCCATTTCGTGCGGACACAACTTCTGCAAAGCCTGCATCGGCCAACACTGGGACACCACGGACCGCTGCCAGTGTCCAGTGTGCAGGGAGACTTTTCACGTTAGACCAAAGCTTTGCACAAATACTTTCATTGCTGAGATGGCTGCTCACTTCAAGAAGTCAGCTCAAGGGAAAGAGAAATGCAGTCCGGATCATCTTTCTACAGAACCTCTAGAAGTTGCTTGTGACGTCTGCATCGGAACCAAGCTGACAGCCTTGAAATCCTGCCTGGAGTGTTTGACGTCCTTCTGTGAGACTCACCTGCAGCCCCATCTCAGAGTCACTGGTCTGAAGAGACACAAGCTCATTGACCCTGTTGAGAACCTGGAAGACAGGATGTGTAAGAAGCACGACCGACTGCTGGAGCTGTTCTGTCGGACCGACAAGACGTGCGTGTGTCACTTCTGCGCTGATACGGACCACAAGGCTCACAGCACCATCCCCATGGAGGAAGAGTGTGGACAGAGGAAGGCTGAGCTGGGGAGGAAGGAGGCAGAGGTGAGGCAGATGATCGGGGAGCGACGGGAGAAGGTCCAGGAGATCAGACAGTCAGTAGAGCTCGGCAAGAAAGAAACAGGGAGCAAGATCGCACACAGCATACAGGTCTTCACTGCACTGGTGCGCTCTGTTGAAAGAAGTAGGGCCAAGTTCGTCAAGGTGATTGAAGAGAAGCAGAAAGCGGCCCTGGGCTGGGCTGAAGGGCTCATTGCAGAGCTAGAGCAGGAAATCACTGAGCTAGAGAGGAGACTTACTGCGCTGGAACAGCTCTCACACACGAAGGATCAGCTAACCCTCCTCCGGGACTCTCCAAACCTCTGTAACCTACCCCCCAACAAGGACTGGTCTAAGGTCAGCGTTCACACAGATCTGTGTGTGGGCAACACCACAAGCGCTCTGTTTCAGCTAGAGGAGACGTCAAGAGAATTCTGTGAACTTGAGAAgaaattcaataaaatgctGGAGGACCTGTGCGCTGCTGAGCTGAAGAGGATGCGGCAGTATTCAGTAGATGTGACGCTGGACTCCGACACAGCATTTAAGTTCCTCGTCCTTTCTCAGGACAGGAAAACAGTCAGGTACTCAGAAACAAGACAAGAATACCCTGAAAGTACAAAAAGATTCATCAACAGTTTCTCTGTCCTGGGAAAGAAGGGCTTCTGCTCAGGGAGATTCTACTATGAGGTGCAGGTGAAGGGGAAGACTATGTGGTGGCTAGGAGTGGCCAGTGAGTCCATCGACAGGAAGGGGAATTTAAGACAAAGCTCTGATGGGCTCTGGACTGTGTGGCTGAACGGCAAGAACGGGTATGGAGCCCGAACGTACTACCCAATCCCTCTCGCTCTTAGAAAGAAGCCCCAGACGGTGGGGGTCTTTGTGGATTATGACAAGGGCCAGGTCTCCTTTTATGACGTGGAGGCCAGGTTTCACATTTACTCCTTCAATGGATGCGTCTTCACTGAGAAGCTCTACCCATACTTTAACCCGTATCTCAGCTGTGGCGGTGAAAACTCTGCCCCGCTGGTCATCTGCCGGCCACCATCATAG